A genome region from Caldalkalibacillus uzonensis includes the following:
- the ggt gene encoding gamma-glutamyltransferase, whose product MNNTRWLLGAVFTCSLFLAAVIGGEDVLTLFHADSDVRLERASFGTETRIQQEAGAGEKSEENKEQGGGFGVSAAHPLAVEAGMNILEQGGNAVDAAIAVSYVLGVVEPYGSGIGGGGVMLVHPADGREPQTFHYREVAPFSGNMPKQGVGIPGLVQGMEHVHQAYGSMPMDELMEPAIRLAEEGFQIDRLLAERLALYQSYLSGEDLSHFYPAGEPLKTGDTLKQPELAATLKRIRDEGAEAFYEGETAEHIAKRIRGITAADLKQYRVREGEPVQGTFGEYEVLATDSPTAGITLIQALQMAEAFDLDQLLKEQENYIHLLGEIAHQVYADRLQYIADPAFVDVPAEELISDDYVSYLVQGITKGELSSYPADQTPADQEDHQNTTHFVIVDQDGMMVSATHTLSQFFGSGVYVDGFFLNNQLKNFSENEASLNAPEAGKSPRTYITPVIITKEGKPVLGIGTPGGKRIPLMLVQVLINWLYGGQHLQQAIEQPRFYVEDQVVYVEEHMAREVISALQNRGYNINYRRMNSPFYFGGIQALYVDEGGQVHGGADSRRGGSWQATNM is encoded by the coding sequence GTGAATAATACCAGATGGTTGCTGGGAGCCGTGTTCACCTGTTCTCTCTTCCTGGCGGCAGTCATAGGGGGTGAAGATGTGCTGACCCTGTTTCATGCAGACTCTGATGTGCGGTTGGAGCGAGCCTCTTTTGGTACAGAGACCCGGATACAGCAAGAAGCCGGAGCAGGGGAGAAAAGTGAAGAGAATAAGGAACAGGGTGGGGGCTTCGGTGTCAGTGCCGCCCATCCCTTAGCTGTTGAAGCAGGTATGAACATTTTAGAGCAGGGAGGCAATGCGGTCGATGCCGCTATCGCGGTTTCCTATGTCTTAGGGGTTGTGGAGCCTTATGGATCAGGCATTGGCGGTGGCGGGGTCATGCTGGTCCATCCGGCAGATGGGCGGGAGCCGCAAACCTTCCATTACCGGGAAGTGGCTCCTTTTTCCGGAAATATGCCAAAACAGGGGGTTGGCATTCCCGGATTGGTCCAAGGCATGGAGCACGTGCATCAGGCGTACGGTTCAATGCCCATGGATGAGTTGATGGAGCCAGCCATCCGCCTGGCTGAAGAGGGCTTTCAAATTGACCGTCTCCTGGCCGAACGCCTGGCTTTGTACCAGTCCTATCTTTCCGGGGAAGATTTGAGCCATTTTTACCCCGCTGGGGAGCCGCTAAAAACCGGTGACACCCTCAAACAGCCCGAACTGGCCGCCACATTAAAGCGGATCAGGGATGAAGGTGCAGAAGCCTTTTATGAAGGGGAGACCGCCGAGCATATTGCCAAGCGGATACGGGGCATCACCGCTGCTGACTTGAAGCAGTACCGCGTCCGGGAAGGGGAACCGGTGCAAGGCACCTTTGGGGAATACGAGGTTTTGGCCACCGATTCCCCTACAGCTGGCATTACCTTGATTCAGGCGCTGCAAATGGCTGAAGCGTTTGATCTGGATCAGCTGCTTAAAGAACAGGAGAACTATATCCATCTCTTGGGTGAGATCGCCCACCAGGTGTATGCGGACCGGCTGCAATATATTGCCGATCCGGCATTTGTTGATGTACCGGCTGAGGAGTTGATCAGCGACGATTACGTCTCTTATTTGGTCCAAGGGATCACCAAAGGTGAACTGTCCTCTTATCCGGCGGATCAGACACCTGCCGATCAAGAAGATCATCAGAACACCACCCATTTTGTCATTGTCGATCAGGACGGCATGATGGTCTCGGCTACCCATACCCTGAGCCAGTTTTTTGGCTCAGGGGTGTATGTGGACGGCTTTTTCCTGAATAATCAGCTCAAAAATTTCAGCGAAAATGAAGCTTCCCTCAATGCACCCGAAGCTGGCAAAAGCCCGCGGACGTATATAACACCGGTGATAATAACTAAGGAAGGAAAGCCGGTACTGGGTATCGGTACGCCGGGAGGGAAGCGGATTCCCTTGATGTTGGTGCAGGTGCTGATCAACTGGCTGTATGGGGGCCAGCACTTGCAACAAGCGATTGAACAGCCCCGCTTTTACGTGGAAGACCAGGTCGTCTATGTGGAAGAACATATGGCCAGAGAGGTGATTTCGGCCTTGCAAAACAGGGGTTATAACATCAACTACCGTAGGATGAATTCCCCCTTTTATTTCGGAGGCATTCAAGCCCTATACGTTGATGAAGGAGGCCAGGTTCACGGCGGGGCAGATTCTCGCCGGGGCGGCTCCTGGCAAGCAACGAATATGTGA
- a CDS encoding CapA family protein translates to MAKQLSWKQRFIKWIKQQKRQAVKHSLVALVATAVVILAVQLPGDAEYEHQQDGATGEVKQERDPQLTAVLVGDVTFGRFVQEVTSKQGYNYLFRYVQSYFEQADYVTGNFNQAILLHTEDKKTDPSLSVTHHREPVSVLERMNFSVVNLANAGVLEGEQQGLTDTVEAFRFSRVQTVGAGQNIEEAQQIALEHVNGMTVATLGFTDVYEAGDIPHVQRPGVLPADPAYFLELIHEAAQQADLVVVHVHWGQAFDGSVHPRQTEFARAMVEAGADVIIGHHPGVLAPVEIYQDSVIFYSLGNFIADQGWTLTRESVMVQYQRDTEGNTRIELIPVLIREATPRPLTGALGVYHRERIFRQLTKMIDQDWQRDGNKLVLELPTIPSQGAGNRE, encoded by the coding sequence ATGGCAAAACAGCTAAGCTGGAAGCAACGGTTTATCAAATGGATCAAGCAGCAAAAAAGACAGGCGGTGAAGCACAGCCTGGTTGCCCTGGTGGCCACTGCCGTGGTGATTCTGGCTGTTCAGCTCCCTGGCGATGCAGAATATGAACACCAGCAGGACGGAGCAACAGGCGAAGTGAAACAGGAGCGAGATCCGCAACTGACTGCGGTCTTAGTCGGGGATGTCACCTTTGGCCGTTTCGTTCAGGAAGTCACCAGCAAGCAAGGCTATAACTACCTGTTCCGCTATGTGCAGTCTTATTTTGAACAGGCTGATTATGTCACCGGGAACTTTAACCAGGCGATCCTGTTGCATACGGAAGACAAAAAAACCGATCCGTCGCTCAGTGTCACCCATCACCGGGAGCCTGTCAGCGTACTGGAGCGGATGAATTTTAGCGTGGTCAATTTGGCTAACGCTGGTGTTCTGGAAGGTGAGCAACAGGGCCTGACGGATACAGTGGAGGCATTTCGCTTCTCCAGGGTGCAAACCGTCGGGGCCGGTCAAAACATTGAGGAAGCGCAGCAGATTGCTTTAGAACACGTGAACGGTATGACTGTGGCCACGTTGGGCTTTACGGATGTGTACGAGGCAGGGGATATTCCCCACGTGCAACGTCCCGGTGTACTCCCGGCAGACCCGGCCTACTTTTTGGAGCTCATTCATGAAGCGGCTCAACAGGCTGACCTGGTTGTGGTACATGTCCATTGGGGACAGGCCTTTGACGGAAGTGTTCATCCCCGGCAAACAGAATTTGCCCGGGCTATGGTGGAAGCGGGAGCAGATGTCATTATTGGCCACCATCCCGGCGTGCTGGCCCCAGTTGAGATCTATCAGGACAGTGTGATTTTCTACAGTTTGGGTAACTTTATTGCTGATCAGGGCTGGACCCTGACCAGGGAGAGTGTCATGGTCCAGTATCAACGTGATACAGAAGGAAACACCAGAATTGAACTGATTCCCGTGCTCATCCGGGAAGCCACTCCACGTCCTTTGACCGGAGCCCTCGGTGTTTACCATCGGGAACGGATATTCAGACAGCTGACCAAAATGATCGACCAAGACTGGCAGCGGGACGGGAATAAGCTGGTTCTGGAGCTGCCCACCATTCCTTCACAAGGAGCCGGCAACCGTGAATAA
- the pgsC gene encoding poly-gamma-glutamate biosynthesis protein PgsC produces the protein MLGSDLYMSLIIGIVLSLIYAEKTGVLPAGLIVPGYLALIFDQPVFLVLVFLISFLTYLIVAKVLSRFTILYGRRKFAAMMTVGITLKLLFDYFYPLVPFEVHELTGIGVIVPGLIANGIFKQGVLPTVGSTLLMSALTFVFMLVYHVIM, from the coding sequence GTGTTAGGAAGCGATTTGTATATGTCACTGATTATTGGTATCGTTTTAAGTCTCATTTATGCAGAAAAAACGGGTGTGTTGCCCGCAGGATTGATTGTTCCCGGTTATCTGGCGCTTATTTTTGACCAACCGGTTTTTTTGGTTCTTGTCTTTTTGATCAGCTTTTTAACGTACTTAATTGTGGCCAAGGTGCTCAGCCGCTTTACCATCTTGTACGGAAGGCGTAAATTTGCGGCCATGATGACCGTTGGCATCACACTTAAGCTGTTGTTTGATTATTTTTATCCACTGGTTCCCTTTGAAGTTCATGAACTGACCGGTATCGGTGTGATCGTTCCAGGGCTGATTGCCAATGGCATTTTCAAGCAAGGTGTGCTTCCCACTGTAGGCAGCACCCTGTTGATGAGCGCTCTGACCTTTGTGTTCATGCTGGTCTATCATGTGATCATGTAA
- a CDS encoding sigma-70 family RNA polymerase sigma factor, which yields MGKTPHREPATLPPFEHIYDQFQPLLYSTLKKYHIYRDREDILQVGRLALWEAYVNYDPRQGAFAAYATRYVRGRILNYLNRTHKQAMTVPFSAIRTEDEEQEVEWPDPASEELYQSCEWQELLAMVAQLLSPREQLIFQEHLLHDMSLSDLAAREQVSVHTVKTWKKRALKKIRRALSPTL from the coding sequence ATGGGAAAAACCCCACACAGGGAGCCAGCAACTTTGCCTCCCTTTGAGCACATATATGACCAGTTTCAGCCGCTGCTCTACAGCACATTGAAAAAATACCACATTTACCGTGACAGAGAGGATATACTGCAGGTGGGCCGCCTGGCACTGTGGGAAGCTTATGTTAATTATGATCCCAGGCAAGGTGCTTTTGCTGCCTATGCTACCCGTTATGTCCGGGGTCGCATCCTCAATTACCTGAATAGAACACATAAACAGGCCATGACTGTTCCCTTCAGTGCGATACGTACAGAGGATGAAGAACAGGAAGTGGAATGGCCGGATCCGGCATCTGAAGAGCTTTATCAAAGCTGTGAATGGCAAGAACTGCTGGCGATGGTCGCGCAATTGCTGTCACCTAGGGAACAACTGATTTTTCAAGAGCATCTTCTGCATGACATGTCTCTGAGTGACTTGGCTGCCCGAGAACAAGTCTCCGTGCATACGGTCAAAACGTGGAAAAAACGGGCACTGAAAAAAATCCGCCGGGCATTGTCCCCCACTCTCTGA
- a CDS encoding DUF1659 domain-containing protein, producing the protein MAVMSNPFDTRLTLIFYVGDDEEGNPIERSKTFSRVKPTAADVDLYEVAQALASLQTYTLVETERSDRATLINIE; encoded by the coding sequence ATGGCTGTGATGAGCAATCCCTTTGACACCCGGCTAACCCTGATCTTTTATGTGGGAGATGATGAAGAAGGCAACCCGATTGAACGCAGCAAAACGTTCTCCCGGGTTAAGCCAACAGCTGCTGATGTGGATTTGTACGAGGTGGCTCAAGCTTTAGCTAGTCTGCAAACGTACACCCTGGTTGAGACCGAACGATCTGACCGGGCCACCTTGATCAATATCGAATAA
- a CDS encoding DUF2922 domain-containing protein, giving the protein MAKTLELIFENMEGRVVRLTLESPVEPADPALISQVMDEIIAKNVFDSSGGDLVQKRGARLVERYVEDIELP; this is encoded by the coding sequence ATGGCCAAAACATTGGAGTTAATTTTCGAAAATATGGAAGGACGGGTGGTACGCCTGACACTGGAATCCCCGGTGGAGCCAGCCGACCCGGCCCTTATCTCTCAAGTGATGGACGAGATTATTGCCAAAAATGTGTTTGATTCATCCGGCGGTGACCTTGTCCAAAAGCGGGGAGCACGCCTTGTGGAACGTTATGTGGAAGACATTGAGCTTCCGTAA
- a CDS encoding YvrJ family protein, whose protein sequence is MDWVALVAEISFPILVTFYLLTRIESKLEQLTFSIQSLTREVSSKTVGLSYSDKPFHHTSDSPKNRGVT, encoded by the coding sequence ATGGATTGGGTTGCGTTAGTGGCGGAGATCAGCTTTCCTATTCTGGTCACCTTTTACCTGTTAACCCGGATCGAAAGCAAGCTGGAGCAGCTCACTTTCTCCATCCAATCTCTCACCCGGGAGGTCAGCAGCAAGACTGTTGGATTAAGTTATTCAGATAAACCGTTCCACCACACCTCAGACTCTCCGAAAAACAGGGGAGTAACATAA
- a CDS encoding GNAT family N-acetyltransferase, whose translation MFLHQIEEDLELRLLQLYHADELFRLADCNRPHLHKWLPWLDFTISVTHARDFIKTTLQQYAHNGGFKCGIWYNGELAGLIGYHKIDWANKNTNLEYWIGKSFSGKGIMTKACRAMVDHSFTHLKLHRIEIRCAVENKKSRAIPERLGFVFEGIIREAEWLYDHYVDHAVYGMLDREWKPVNR comes from the coding sequence ATGTTTCTTCATCAAATCGAAGAGGATTTGGAACTCAGGTTACTGCAATTGTATCATGCTGACGAGCTGTTTCGACTGGCCGACTGCAACCGTCCACATCTACACAAATGGCTTCCCTGGCTCGATTTTACGATATCCGTGACACACGCCAGGGATTTTATCAAAACCACTCTGCAGCAATATGCCCATAATGGCGGATTTAAATGCGGTATCTGGTATAACGGTGAATTAGCAGGCTTGATCGGTTACCATAAGATTGATTGGGCCAATAAAAATACAAATCTTGAATATTGGATTGGAAAGTCTTTTTCCGGTAAAGGCATCATGACCAAGGCATGCCGGGCGATGGTGGACCACAGCTTTACCCACTTGAAACTTCATCGGATTGAGATACGTTGCGCGGTGGAAAACAAAAAAAGCCGTGCGATTCCAGAACGGCTGGGATTTGTATTTGAAGGCATTATTCGGGAAGCGGAGTGGCTGTATGACCACTATGTGGATCATGCGGTTTACGGGATGCTGGACAGGGAATGGAAACCTGTCAACCGGTGA
- a CDS encoding acetamidase/formamidase family protein, whose translation MHNCKHTIHRHQHHHVWDNSLEPVLSVEPGTSVNFEVFDASGGQLSAQSTAQDVARLDFERVNPVAGPVYIEGAEPGDTLEVEIEGFGQPSWGWTAIIPGFGLLSDQFTQPYLKIWDLTDKQTAVFAPDIEIPIRPFPGTIGVALPEPGQHSVVPPRKNGGNMDIRHLTRGTRLFLPVWVEGALFSVGDTHAAQGDGEVCGTAIEAGMDIQLKFKLHKGKQIQEPQFITPGPLTTGVDEKGYYVTTGYGEDLMTATRKAVSYMIEHLEQDYGLSAQEAYALSSVAVDLKISEVVDVPHYLVSAYLPLAIFK comes from the coding sequence ATGCATAATTGCAAGCACACCATTCACCGTCACCAGCACCACCATGTGTGGGACAACAGCTTGGAACCGGTGTTAAGTGTTGAGCCAGGGACCAGTGTCAACTTTGAAGTTTTTGACGCCTCAGGGGGGCAGTTATCCGCTCAATCCACAGCCCAGGATGTGGCCCGTTTGGACTTTGAGCGGGTCAATCCGGTGGCTGGCCCTGTCTATATTGAGGGCGCTGAACCGGGGGATACACTGGAAGTAGAGATTGAGGGTTTTGGCCAGCCCAGTTGGGGATGGACGGCCATTATCCCTGGTTTCGGCTTGTTGAGTGATCAGTTTACACAACCTTACCTTAAAATATGGGACTTGACCGACAAACAGACAGCTGTGTTTGCTCCCGACATTGAGATTCCCATCCGTCCTTTTCCTGGTACAATCGGGGTAGCCTTGCCTGAACCAGGACAACATAGTGTGGTACCGCCCCGCAAAAATGGAGGGAATATGGATATTCGTCACCTGACACGGGGGACCCGGTTGTTTTTGCCGGTTTGGGTAGAGGGGGCACTGTTCTCGGTTGGAGATACCCATGCTGCCCAGGGAGATGGTGAAGTATGTGGAACAGCGATCGAAGCAGGGATGGATATCCAGCTCAAGTTTAAGCTGCACAAGGGCAAACAAATCCAGGAACCTCAATTTATCACACCAGGTCCGTTAACCACAGGTGTGGATGAAAAAGGGTATTACGTCACCACTGGCTATGGTGAGGATTTAATGACAGCGACCAGAAAAGCAGTTTCCTACATGATTGAACACCTTGAACAAGATTACGGCCTTTCCGCTCAAGAGGCGTATGCCTTATCCAGTGTGGCCGTCGATTTGAAAATCAGCGAAGTGGTCGATGTGCCCCATTATCTGGTGTCCGCCTATTTGCCGCTCGCTATTTTTAAGTAA
- a CDS encoding ABC transporter ATP-binding protein, which produces MSTQAMAPSSQTLLEVEGLKKHFPVGKKGLFSRHRKVVKAVDGVTFDIRRGETLGIVGESGCGKSTMGRAILRLHEPSAGTIRFEGEDMMQLSRREMRKKRKEMQMIFQDPYGSLNPRMTVGAMLSEIVRNHRIVPLKETADYIYQLLQEVGLGPQHFHRFPHEFSGGQRQRIGIARALCVNPKLVVCDEAVSALDVSVQSQILNLLVRLRKEHDLTYLFISHDLSVVKHISDRVGVMYLGRMVELADKQAIYANPKHPYTQALLSAIPSTDIDKKRERIILKGDVPSPLNIPSGCRFHPRCPVATDECRHQEPEFRQVGEQHYVACHLV; this is translated from the coding sequence ATGTCAACGCAGGCAATGGCGCCATCCAGTCAGACACTGCTTGAGGTCGAGGGGTTGAAAAAACATTTTCCTGTTGGTAAAAAAGGGCTGTTCTCCCGTCACAGGAAAGTGGTCAAAGCGGTTGATGGCGTAACCTTTGACATTAGGCGCGGAGAGACTTTGGGGATTGTTGGCGAATCGGGTTGTGGCAAATCAACCATGGGCAGAGCGATCTTAAGGCTGCATGAGCCCAGCGCAGGAACGATCCGCTTCGAAGGCGAAGATATGATGCAGCTGTCCCGACGGGAGATGAGGAAGAAAAGAAAAGAGATGCAAATGATCTTTCAGGACCCCTACGGTTCGCTCAATCCGAGAATGACGGTAGGTGCGATGCTGTCTGAAATTGTGCGCAATCATCGTATTGTGCCGCTTAAGGAGACGGCAGATTATATCTATCAGTTGTTGCAAGAGGTGGGCCTGGGTCCCCAGCATTTTCACCGTTTTCCCCATGAATTTTCCGGTGGACAGCGGCAGCGCATCGGCATTGCCCGTGCCTTGTGTGTGAACCCTAAACTGGTGGTTTGCGATGAGGCTGTCTCTGCCTTGGATGTTTCGGTTCAATCTCAAATTTTGAACTTGCTGGTCCGTCTCAGAAAGGAACATGACCTCACTTATCTGTTTATTTCCCATGACTTGAGTGTCGTAAAGCATATCAGTGACAGAGTCGGGGTGATGTACCTGGGCCGAATGGTTGAGTTGGCAGACAAGCAAGCGATCTATGCTAACCCCAAACATCCTTATACCCAAGCCTTGTTGTCAGCCATTCCCTCCACAGATATTGATAAGAAAAGGGAGAGAATCATTTTAAAAGGAGATGTGCCAAGTCCCCTCAACATTCCTTCAGGGTGCCGTTTCCATCCCCGCTGCCCTGTGGCTACGGATGAATGCCGGCACCAAGAACCGGAGTTTCGCCAAGTGGGAGAGCAGCATTATGTCGCCTGCCATCTGGTTTAA
- a CDS encoding ABC transporter ATP-binding protein: protein MDEVLLDVRHLRITLHNKKQQFHIVDGLSFQVEKGKTLCIVGESGCGKSLTSLAVMGLLPKVLRITDGEIYFKGEPLTGKSMRELSKLRGNELAMIFQEPMTSLNPVQKVGKQIAEPIMLHKKVSKKEAYRQAVDMLRLVGIPAPEERVHAYPHELSGGMQQRVMIALALSCQPELLIADEPTTALDVTIQAQILELMNRLKDELGMAIMMITHDLGVVAEMADDVLVMYAGKAVEYAARKDLFTRPLHPYTQGLLNCIPKLEDEEKREYLHIIKGSVPSPDQMPPGCRFVDRCPFAQQMCLEVAPPLVQMDDQQVACWKYTQDWDPKKEGEYVNAGNGAIQSDTA from the coding sequence ATGGACGAAGTGTTATTAGATGTCCGCCACCTCCGTATCACTTTGCACAACAAAAAGCAGCAGTTCCACATTGTAGACGGATTAAGTTTCCAAGTTGAAAAGGGAAAAACATTATGCATTGTCGGAGAATCAGGGTGTGGCAAAAGTTTAACCTCTCTGGCTGTCATGGGACTTTTACCTAAGGTGTTGCGGATCACAGATGGAGAGATCTACTTTAAAGGAGAACCGTTAACTGGAAAAAGTATGCGAGAGCTAAGTAAGCTCAGGGGTAATGAGCTGGCCATGATATTTCAGGAACCCATGACTTCCCTTAACCCTGTTCAAAAGGTGGGCAAGCAAATTGCCGAACCGATCATGTTACACAAAAAAGTGAGCAAAAAAGAAGCATACCGGCAGGCAGTGGACATGCTTAGACTGGTCGGCATTCCTGCACCCGAAGAACGGGTTCATGCCTATCCCCACGAGTTGAGCGGAGGCATGCAGCAACGGGTGATGATTGCCTTGGCGCTCAGTTGCCAACCGGAATTATTAATTGCTGATGAGCCGACGACTGCTCTTGATGTGACCATTCAGGCCCAAATTCTGGAGTTGATGAACCGCTTGAAAGATGAGCTGGGCATGGCCATTATGATGATTACCCATGATTTGGGGGTGGTAGCTGAGATGGCCGATGATGTGCTGGTCATGTACGCGGGAAAAGCGGTTGAATATGCCGCCAGAAAAGATCTGTTTACAAGGCCATTGCATCCCTATACACAGGGACTGTTAAACTGTATTCCCAAGTTGGAAGATGAAGAGAAGCGCGAGTATTTGCACATCATTAAGGGTTCCGTGCCTAGTCCGGATCAGATGCCGCCTGGCTGCCGGTTTGTCGATCGTTGTCCCTTTGCCCAGCAAATGTGTTTGGAAGTAGCACCGCCACTGGTGCAAATGGATGACCAACAGGTGGCTTGCTGGAAGTATACGCAAGATTGGGACCCGAAAAAGGAGGGAGAGTATGTCAACGCAGGCAATGGCGCCATCCAGTCAGACACTGCTTGA
- a CDS encoding ABC transporter permease: MEANKVATQQVQSMSKQPKPKLNMLKAMLERFVQNKLAVLGAIFLLLLITMAIFAPLLAPYDPTEQDYARFLMSPNAEHWFGTDELGRDVFSRVMYGARVSLQAGLISVAIALSVGIPVGLISGYYRGIIDEYIVMRFTDALLSFPPLVLALSLAAILGAGLQNAMLAIGIVFVPNIIRLIRAEVLSQREREYVEAAKASGLSDLRVIFVHILPNCIPPILVQATLMTAAAIIAEASLSYLGLGTQPPTPSWGAMLSMGQGYLNDAPWIALFPGLFIFLTVLSINLFGDGLRDALDPKLK, translated from the coding sequence ATGGAAGCAAATAAAGTGGCAACACAACAGGTCCAGTCCATGTCCAAGCAACCAAAACCCAAATTGAACATGTTAAAAGCGATGCTGGAGAGATTTGTACAAAACAAACTGGCTGTTTTGGGTGCAATTTTTCTTTTATTACTGATCACCATGGCCATCTTTGCTCCGCTGTTGGCACCCTATGATCCGACTGAGCAGGATTATGCCCGCTTTTTAATGTCTCCCAATGCCGAGCACTGGTTTGGCACCGATGAATTGGGCCGTGATGTGTTCAGCCGGGTTATGTACGGAGCACGTGTATCCTTGCAGGCAGGCTTAATTTCTGTTGCCATTGCCTTAAGTGTGGGGATTCCGGTGGGACTCATTTCCGGATATTATCGAGGTATCATTGATGAGTATATCGTCATGCGCTTTACTGATGCCTTGCTATCTTTCCCTCCGCTGGTGCTGGCCTTATCATTGGCAGCTATTTTGGGAGCCGGGCTGCAGAATGCTATGCTGGCTATTGGGATTGTCTTTGTTCCTAATATTATCCGCCTGATCAGGGCTGAGGTGTTAAGTCAGCGGGAGCGGGAATATGTAGAAGCGGCCAAGGCTTCGGGATTAAGCGACCTGCGGGTTATCTTTGTGCACATTTTACCTAACTGCATCCCGCCCATTTTGGTGCAGGCCACTTTAATGACGGCAGCGGCCATTATTGCTGAAGCATCATTAAGCTACTTGGGCTTAGGCACACAACCTCCCACTCCCAGCTGGGGAGCCATGTTGTCCATGGGCCAGGGGTATCTGAATGATGCACCTTGGATCGCATTGTTCCCTGGGCTGTTTATCTTTCTGACGGTACTTTCTATTAATCTGTTTGGGGACGGATTGCGTGATGCACTGGATCCCAAGCTGAAATAA
- the nikB gene encoding nickel ABC transporter permease, with product MIVFILRRLGLMLVILFLVSVIVFSLVHLTPGDPARMMLGQEATPEALEALREQLGLNLPLYIQYFNWLTGILQGDFGVSLKDNTPVLSILLEKLPVTIQLTVFSFIIALLIAIPAGIISAVRKGTKWDYVGTMFSLGGVSIPPFFLGILLIFIFAVSLGWLPPSGYVEPWVDFKQSMLLMILPALTIGVRLSAELTRMLRSSLLEVLQADYIRTAYAKGVMEKGVIFGHALKNALIPVVTVSGLQLATFFGGAVITETIFAVPGLGRLIVDAILTRDFPVVQGAVLFMAVAVVVVNFIIDILYSILDPRIKLTGGQ from the coding sequence GTGATTGTCTTTATTTTGCGCCGCTTGGGACTTATGCTGGTTATTCTTTTTTTAGTCAGTGTCATTGTGTTTTCCCTGGTACACCTGACCCCCGGGGATCCGGCACGCATGATGCTGGGTCAGGAGGCCACGCCTGAAGCGCTGGAAGCTTTGCGAGAACAACTGGGGCTTAACTTGCCCCTCTATATCCAGTATTTCAATTGGTTGACAGGTATTTTGCAAGGTGATTTTGGCGTCTCCTTAAAAGATAATACCCCTGTCTTATCCATTCTGCTTGAAAAACTGCCGGTCACCATTCAGTTAACGGTATTTTCCTTTATCATAGCCCTCTTAATCGCTATCCCTGCTGGTATTATAAGCGCAGTACGCAAAGGAACCAAATGGGACTATGTGGGGACCATGTTTTCTTTGGGCGGGGTCTCCATTCCTCCTTTCTTCTTGGGGATTTTGCTTATCTTCATATTTGCTGTCTCACTGGGCTGGCTTCCGCCCTCGGGATATGTGGAACCATGGGTTGATTTTAAGCAAAGTATGTTACTGATGATTTTGCCTGCTTTAACCATTGGCGTGCGCCTATCAGCAGAGTTGACGCGCATGTTGCGCTCCAGCTTGCTTGAAGTGCTGCAAGCAGACTATATCCGCACGGCGTATGCCAAAGGGGTGATGGAAAAAGGTGTTATCTTCGGACATGCGCTGAAAAATGCCTTGATTCCCGTTGTCACAGTGAGTGGTTTGCAGTTGGCCACATTTTTTGGGGGAGCTGTGATTACTGAAACCATTTTTGCAGTCCCTGGTCTGGGCCGCCTGATTGTGGATGCCATATTAACCCGTGATTTTCCAGTGGTGCAAGGAGCCGTGTTGTTCATGGCTGTCGCTGTTGTTGTGGTTAATTTTATCATTGACATCTTATATTCCATACTTGATCCCCGTATTAAATTGACAGGAGGACAGTAA